One genomic segment of Arachis duranensis cultivar V14167 chromosome 4, aradu.V14167.gnm2.J7QH, whole genome shotgun sequence includes these proteins:
- the LOC107485848 gene encoding desiccation protectant protein Lea14 homolog — protein sequence MKDGMGLGTKVSFGVIGVSFVILVVVKMSELLNKAKNYVNDKVANMPKPEASVADVDFMRVGKDGVEYLAKVNVSNPYSTPLPICEIKYSLKSDGREIASGVIPDPGSLKANGTTLLDVPVKVAHSILVNLIRDIGRDWDIDYQLDLGLVIDIPCVGNITIPVSQKGEIKLPTLKDMFTGGSKNTDPAPAPATT from the exons ATGAAAGATGGGATGGGATTGGGAACGAAGGTGTCGTTTGGTGTGATCGGAGTGAGTTTTGTGATATTGGTTGTGGTGAAGATGTCGGAGTTGTTGAATAAGGCGAAGAACTATGTTAACGATAAAGTGGCCAACATGCCGAAGCCCGAGGCCAGTGTGGCTGACGTGGATTTCATGCGCGTCGGGAAGGATGGCGTCGAGTACCTTGCCAAGGTTAATGTTTCCAATCCCTATTCTACCCCTCTTCCCATTTGTGAGATCAAGTACTCTCTCAAGAGTGATGGcag AGAGATAGCATCAGGTGTAATACCAGACCCTGGTTCATTGAAGGCAAATGGGACAACATTGCTTGATGTTCCAGTTAAGGTTGCTCACAGCATATTAGTGAACTTGATTAGGGACATTGGTAGGGATTGGGACATTGATTACCAATTGGACCTTGGCTTAGTCATTGATATTCCTTGTGTTGGTAACATCACCATTCCTGTTTCTCAGAAGGGAGAGATTAAGCTTCCAACCCTCAAGGACATGTTTACTGGTGGCTCTAAGAATACTGATCCTGCTCCTGCTCCTGCTACTACCTAA
- the LOC107485847 gene encoding golgin candidate 3, which produces MWGTIANLKENLNKIALDVHDDEDEDDNAVFFSSYRSPAAAADNNNNHSSVSDRRNSHSFAHSKSPVPRSPLSNVTSDPHSASEIEQYKAEIKRLQASEAEIKALSVNYAALLKEKEDQIIRLGKENTSLKQNSEPKSPASSNGTYMIKGNGDQSSNRQHRYTPHIKNHYAANNGSMSALDPDAIQSRMTSKHSNLQVTEKELADLTEEKHSPTAAVLHTREIQKLKLELDQERNKLANIQLKYQEEQKLNKSFQDELKLSKLEREKTTQEMSKLRDELNERVSEVKHLQLELTRREDEEPVEAVDTLKRLIQTLEKENTVLQMEKNELEAALKTSRASFTGKMSSDASQFQNKDAGISSDTSDPSNSFPEKEDMERSIEKLSKDLKETQKHRDKAVHELTRLKQHLLEKESEESEKMDEDSKIIEDLRDSNNYLRAQISNLERTLKEATSSQEKLKMENNNEILKSREIIDDLNKKLTNCMSTIDAKNMELLNLQTALGQYYAEIEAKEHLEEVLAHAREETARLNMFRQDADSKANVLRGEKEEILAKLSQSEKVQSEWRSRVSKLEEDNAKLRRALEQSMTRLNRMSVDSDFLVDRRIVIKLLVTYFQRNHSKEVLDLMVRMLGFSEEDKQRIGSAQQRPGKGVVRGVLGLPGRLVGGILGGVSAESAANVGSDNQSFADLWVDFLLKETEQREMRESAGTTGTSMEDSQDTSSNTNSATSPFSNQRFSTDTSPYNSSINNKTSPLPRGYFHQSDENGSEFSTVPLTSSDSKTPSSKPFTRY; this is translated from the exons ATGTGGGGAACCATTGCTAATTTGAAGGAAAATCTCAACAAGATTGCCCTCGATGTTCACGACGACGAAGACGAAGACGACAACGCCGTCTTTTTCTCCTCCTACAGATCCCCCGCCGCCGCCGccgacaacaacaacaaccactcTTCCGTCTCCGATCGCCGGAACTCTCACAGCTTCGCGCACTCCAAATCTCCGGTTCCTAGGTCGCCGCTTTCCAATGTAACATCGGATCCTCACTCTGCTTCTGAG ATAGAACAATACAAAGCAGAAATCAAGAGGCTTCAAGCATCAGAGGCAGAAATTAAAGCGCTATCAGTTAATTATGCAGctctattaaaagaaaaagag GATCAGATTATTAGGTTGGGTAAAGAAAATACCTCATTAAAACAGAACTCGGAGCCTAAGAGTCCAGCATCTTCAAATGGCACATACATGATCAAG GGAAATGGTGACCAATCTTCAAATAGGCAGCATAGATACACACCTCATATTAAAAATCACTATGCTGCAAACAACGGATCCATGTCTGCTTTGGATCCCGATGCCATTCAAAGTAGGATGACTTCGAAACATTCAAACTTACAAGTAACAGAGAAG GAGCTTGCAGATTTGACAGAGGAAAAACATAGCCCCACAGCAGCTGTTCTACATACTCGTGAGATACAAAAATTGAAGTTGGAATTGGACCAAGAACGCAATAAATTGGCAAACATTCAACTAAAATACCAGG agGAACAGAAACTGAACAAGTCTTTCCAGGATGAGCTTAAATTATCAAAGTTGGAAAGAGAAAAA ACAACACAGGAGATGAGCAAATTGCGTGATGAATTGAATGAGAGAGTATCGGAAGTAAAACATCTGCAACTGGAGCTAACTAGACGTGAAGATGAAGAACCAGTTGAAGCTGTGGACACCTTGAAGAGACTAATCCAAACTTTAGAGAAGGAAAACACTGTTCTTCAG atggAAAAGAATGAACTTGAAGCTGCACTTAAAACAAGCAGGGCATCTTTCACTGGGAAAATGTCATCTGATGCTTCCCAGTTTCAGAACAAGGATGCAGGCATTAGCAGTGAT ACATCAGACCCGTCCAACAGTTTTCCAGAGAAAGAAGACATGGAAAGGTCCATAGAAAAGCTAAGTAAAGATTTGAAGGAAACACAAAAGCATAGGGATAAAGCAGTACACGAATTAACCCGCCTTAAACAACATTTGTTAGAAAAG GAATCGGAAGAATCAGAAAAAATGGATGAGGATAGCAAAATCATTGAAGATTTACGTGATAGCAACAATTATTTAAGGGCACAAATATCAAATCTTGAGAGAACTCTGAAGGAAGCAACTTCAAGCCAGGAGAAACTGAAGATGGAAAACAACAATGAAATTCTAAAGTCCAGGGAAATCATCGATGACCTGAACAAAAAGCTTACCAACTGTATGAGCACAATAGATGCTAAGAATATGGAACTTTTAAATCTACAGACAGCCCTTGGACAGTATTATGCTGAAATTGAAGCTAAG GAACATTTAGAGGAAGTGTTGGCTCATGCAAGAGAAGAAACAGCTAGGCTTAACATGTTTC GACAGGATGCAGATTCGAAAGCCAATGTATTGAGgggtgaaaaagaagaaattttaGCCAAGCTTTCTCAATCTGAGAAGGTACAATCAGAATGGAGAAGTAGAGTAAGTAAACTAGAGGAAGACAATGCCAAATTGAGACGAGCTCTTGAGCAGAGTATGACACGGCTAAATAGAATGTCAGTGGATTCTGATTTTCTCGTTGACAG GCGCATTGTTATAAAGTTACTTGTAACATATTTTCAAAGAAATCACAGCAAAGAG GTATTGGATCTAATGGTTCGCATGCTGGGATTCTCTGAAGAGGACAAGCAAAGGATAGGCAGTGCTCAGCAACGTCCGGGAAAAGGTGTTGTCCGGGGAGTTCTTGGGCTGCCTGGCCGTCTGGTTGGAGGTATATTGGGAGGAGTTTCGGCTGAATCAGCTGCGAATGTGGGTTCTGATAACCAG TCCTTTGCGGATTTGTGGGTTGATTTTCTTCTCAAGGAGACTGAACAAAGAGAGATGAGGGAGTCAGCTGGAACTACAGGTACATCCATGGAAGATTCACAAGATACAAGTTCAAATACTAATTCTGCTACTTCACCATTTTCTAATCAGAGGTTCAGCACTGATACATCGCCATATAATTCATCCATTAATAACAAGACAAGTCCTCTGCCTCGTGGATATTTTCATCAATCTGACGAAAATGGTTCCGAGTTCTCCACTGTTCCTCTTACATCATCAGATAGCAAAACTCCTAGTTCAAAACCGTTCACTAGATACTAA
- the LOC107485846 gene encoding reticulon-like protein B3: MAEESNNTLTNPAVAAAAAGGGGDSLTEEISEKLHSHHSSSSSSSDSDSEKRVSSPVKDARVFRLFGREKPLHSVFGAGKPADVLLWRNKKISAGLLGGATAVWVLFELLECHLLTLVCHISILVLAILFLWSNVHTFIHKAPPRIPQGHLPEEPFLQVVSALRIEINRGLTSLRDIASGRDLKKFLVVIAGLWILSIVGSWGNFLTLFYITFVLLHTVPVLYEKYEDKIDPFAEKATIEIKKQYSVFDAKVLSKIPRGPFKGKKLD; this comes from the exons ATGGCGGAGGAATCCAACAACACACTCACCAATCCTGCTGTTGCCGCCGCCGCCGCCGGCGGAGGAGGAGATTCGCTGACGGAAGAGATATCCGAGAAGCTTCACTCTCACcattcctcctcttcttcttcttcggatTCCGATTCCGAAAAACGTGTTTCTTCACCCGTCAAGGACGCCCGTGTTTTCCGCCTTTTCGGAAGAGAGAAGCCTCTTCATTCCGTTTTCGGCGCTGGAAAAC CTGCTGATGTGTTGTTgtggaggaacaagaagatATCTGCCGGTTTACTCGGCGGAGCCACTGCCGTTTGGGTCCTTTTCGAGTTGCTCGAGTGCCACCTCCTTACTCTAGTGTGTCACATATCAATACTAGTGCTAGCAATTCTGTTCTTGTGGTCCAATGTCCACACTTTTATCCACAA AGCTCCGCCTCGCATCCCTCAAGGTCATCTTCCTGAGGAGCCGTTTCTGCAAGTTGTGTCTGCATTGCGAATCGAAATCAACCGGGGACTTACCAGTCTGCGAGATATTGCTTCTGGAAGAGATTTGAAGAAATTTCTCGTT GTTATTGCTGGCTTATGGATTCTATCAATCGTGGGGAGCTGGGGCAATTTCCTCACATTATTCTACATAA CCTTTGTTTTGTTGCACACGGTGCCGGTCTTGTATGAGAAGTACGAGGATAAGATAGACCCATTTGCTGAGAAGGCAACCATTGAGATTAAAAAGCAGTACTCTGTGTTTGATGCCAAGGTCTTGAGTAAGATCCCTAGGGGTCCTTTTAAGGGTAAGAAATTAGATTAG